A section of the Falco peregrinus isolate bFalPer1 chromosome 3, bFalPer1.pri, whole genome shotgun sequence genome encodes:
- the LOC129784041 gene encoding feather keratin 1-like produces MACNNFCSPCGPTPLANSCNEPCVRQCEDSRVVIQPSTVLVTLPGPILTSFPQSTAVGSSSSAAVGNILSSQGVPISSGGFGYGYGLGGLGCYGAGRACLPC; encoded by the coding sequence ATGGCCTGCAACAacttctgcagcccctgcggaCCCACCCCGCTGGCTaacagctgcaacgagccctgcgTCAGGCAGTGCGAGGACTCCCGCGTCGTCATCCAGCCTTCCACCGTGCTGGTCACCCTGCCGGGACCCAtcctcacctccttcccccagagcacCGCCGTCGGATCCTCCTCATCGGCTGCTGTGGGCAacatcctcagctcccagggagtgCCCATCTCCTCCGGCGGCTTTGGCTACGGTTACGGCCTCGGAGGCCTGGGCTGCTATGGCGCCGgaagagcctgcctgccctgctaa
- the LOC129784043 gene encoding feather keratin 1-like, whose product MACNNLCSPCGPTPLANSCNEPCVRQCEDSRVVIQPSTVLVTLPGPILTSFPQSTAVGSSSSAAMGNILSSQGVPVSSGGFGYGYGLGGLGCYGAGRACLPC is encoded by the coding sequence ATGGCCTGCAACaacctctgcagcccctgcggaCCCACCCCGCTGGCTaacagctgcaacgagccctgcgTCAGGCAGTGCGAGGACTCCCGTGTCGTCATCCAGCCTTCCACCGTGCTGGTCACCCTGCCAGGACCCAtcctcacctccttcccccagagcacCGCCGTCGGATCCTCCTCATCGGCTGCCATGGGCAacatcctcagctcccagggagtgCCCGTCTCCTCCGGCGGCTTTGGCTACGGTTACGGCCTCGGAGGCCTGGGCTGCTATGGCGCCGgaagagcctgcctgccctgctaa